From Quercus lobata isolate SW786 chromosome 1, ValleyOak3.0 Primary Assembly, whole genome shotgun sequence, one genomic window encodes:
- the LOC115990072 gene encoding UDP-glycosyltransferase 87A2-like, with protein sequence MDPTGAEPTSVHHVVAMPFPLQGHINAMMSLCKLLSSRKHNLLITFVVTEEWLHCIGSEPKPDKIRFASIPTVIERAKAVDFCGFYEVIKTKMEAPFEQLLDQLQPPVDRIIADFELQWPFGFRTRRNIPLASLWTMSASFFSALHHYHVFTQAQPERLPLHFIDHGDEHVGDIPGIPSTHVEDLRTVFHENDPRGMEMVLECISKGSKAQYLLINSVYELEPHAFDSLKAIFPFPVYPIGPAIRYLEFEDEHSSSTTTTGDNRPDYLKWLDLQSAGSVLYISLGSFFVVSNTQMDEFATALRISGVRFLWVARGEASRLKESCGDKGLVLPWCDQLKVLCHPSLGGFWSHCGWNSTQEAVYAGIPMLTFPLFLDQVPNSRQIVEDWKIGWRVKRSELGNEILVAKEDILQLVKRFMDLESFEVKKARKRAGELKDICHQAITEGGSSHSHLDAFVNDFLQGNNH encoded by the exons ATGGATCCCACCGGTGCTGAACCAACCTCCGTACACCACGTGGTGGCGATGCCTTTCCCATTACAAGGCCACATCAACGCCATGATGAGCTTGTGCAAGTTATTATCTTCAAGAAAACACAACCTTCTCATCACCTTCGTTGTCACTGAAGAGTGGCTACACTGCATCGGCTCCGAGCCCAAACCAGATAAGATCCGCTTCGCCTCTATCCCTACAGTCATCGAGCGTGCAAAAGCCGTTGACTTTTGTGGCTTCTACGAAGTGATCAAGACCAAGATGGAAGCTCCCTTTGAGCAGCTCCTTGATCAGCTTCAGCCGCCGGTGGATAGAATCATAGCTGACTTTGAGCTGCAGTGGCCATTCGGCTTCAGAACTCGAAGGAATATTCCATTGGCCTCGCTTTGGACCATGTCTGCATCTTTTTTCTCAGCGCTTCATCATTATCATGTTTTCACACAAGCTCAACCTGAACGTTTGCCGCTTCACTTTATAG ATCACGGAGACGAGCATGTGGGCGACATACCAGGAATTCCTTCAACACATGTAGAAGACCTACGAACTGTGTTTCATGAAAATGACCCACGGGGAATGGAAATGGTCCTGGAATGCATTTCAAAGGGGTCCAAAGCACAATATCTTCTAATTAATTCTGTTTATGAGCTTGAACCTCATGCCTTCGACTCTTTGAAAGCAATATTCCCTTTCCCTGTGTACCCTATTGGCCCTGCCATACGTTACTTGGAATTTGAAGATGAACATAGTTCCTCTACAACTACAACTGGTGACAACAGACCTGACTATTTAAAATGGTTGGATCTTCAGTCTGCAGGCTCTGTCTTGTATATTTCATTGGGAAGTTTTTTTGTGGTCTCGAACACCCAAATGGATGAGTTTGCAACTGCACTTCGTATTAGTGGTGTTCGGTTCTTGTGGGTGGCTCGTGGAGAAGCTTCGAGGCTAAAAGAAAGTTGTGGTGATAAAGGCTTGGTATTGCCTTGGTGTGACCAATTGAAAGTCTTGTGCCATCCTTCTCTAGGGGGGTTTTGGTCCCATTGTGGTTGGAATTCCACTCAAGAAGCTGTTTATGCAGGCATTCCTATGCTTACTTTCCCCTTATTTTTGGATCAAGTTCCTAATAGTAGGCAAATTGTGGAAGATTGGAAGATTGGGTGGAGGGTGAAGAGGTCAGAATTGGGAAATGAAATTTTGGTGGCAAAAGAAGATATATTACAACTCGTAAAAAGATTTATGGATCTTGAAAGCTTTGAAGTAAAAAAGGCTAGGAAAAGAGCAGGAGAACTAAAAGACATTTGTCATCAAGCGATTACTGAAGGTGGATCATCTCATTCTCACTTGGATGCATTTGTTAATGACTTTTTACAAGGCAATAACCATTAA